Proteins encoded in a region of the Acidimicrobiales bacterium genome:
- the serC gene encoding phosphoserine transaminase, with translation MSQTPSTDIRIPSSLLPSDGRFGCGPSKVRPDAVAALAAAAPGFLGTSHRQSGVRSVVGRLREGLATLFAAPDGYQVVLGNGGATQFWDVATFGLIGRRSQHLSFGEFSSKFAAAAKAAPHLEEPEVISSPAGTHPVPEARADVDLYALTHNETSTGVSMEVRRPDGAPAGSLVAVDATSAAGGLRVDLEEVDAYYFAPQKCFASDGGLWLAVLSPAALERVEVLARAERWVPASLDLRIAVENSRLDQTYNTPALATLFLLTDQVEWMLANGGLDWAASRCDRSAEHLYGWAEASPYASPFVAKPDERSHVVGTVDLDPSIDATAVTAALRANGILDTEPYRKLGRNQLRIAMFPAVEPDDVAALTRCVDHVVGQLA, from the coding sequence GTGAGCCAGACGCCCTCCACCGACATCCGCATCCCCAGCTCGCTGCTGCCCTCCGACGGCCGTTTCGGGTGCGGTCCCTCCAAGGTCCGCCCGGACGCCGTGGCCGCCCTGGCCGCCGCCGCGCCCGGCTTCCTCGGCACCAGCCACCGCCAGAGCGGCGTGCGTTCCGTCGTCGGCCGCCTCCGGGAGGGGCTGGCCACCCTGTTCGCCGCTCCCGACGGCTACCAGGTCGTGCTCGGGAACGGGGGGGCCACGCAGTTCTGGGACGTCGCCACGTTCGGCCTGATCGGCCGGCGCAGCCAGCACCTGTCGTTCGGCGAGTTCTCCTCCAAGTTCGCCGCCGCCGCCAAGGCGGCGCCCCATCTCGAGGAGCCCGAGGTCATCTCGTCGCCGGCCGGCACCCACCCGGTGCCCGAGGCGCGGGCCGACGTGGACCTGTACGCGCTCACCCACAACGAGACGTCCACCGGCGTCTCCATGGAGGTCCGCCGGCCCGACGGGGCGCCGGCCGGCTCGCTGGTCGCGGTGGACGCCACGTCGGCGGCGGGCGGGCTGCGCGTCGACCTCGAGGAGGTCGACGCCTACTACTTCGCCCCTCAGAAGTGCTTCGCGTCGGACGGCGGGCTGTGGCTGGCCGTGCTCTCCCCCGCCGCCCTGGAGCGGGTCGAGGTGCTGGCCCGGGCCGAGCGGTGGGTGCCGGCGTCGCTCGACCTGCGCATCGCCGTCGAGAACTCGCGGCTGGACCAGACCTACAACACGCCCGCACTCGCCACCCTGTTCCTGCTCACCGACCAGGTGGAGTGGATGCTGGCCAACGGCGGGCTGGACTGGGCGGCGTCGCGCTGCGACCGTTCGGCCGAGCACCTGTACGGGTGGGCGGAGGCGTCGCCGTACGCCTCGCCGTTCGTGGCCAAGCCCGACGAGCGCAGCCACGTCGTCGGCACCGTCGACCTCGACCCGTCCATCGACGCCACCGCCGTCACGGCGGCCCTGCGGGCGAACGGGATCCTCGACACCGAGCCGTACCGCAAGCTGGGCCGCAACCAGCTGCGGATCGCGATGTTCCCCGCCGTGGAGCCCGACGACGTCGCCGCCCTCACCCGCT